One window from the genome of candidate division WOR-3 bacterium encodes:
- a CDS encoding CoA transferase subunit A, protein MDVVESGIGELFQKPDVWGFREWVRKHKDKTLTPKLMSEQEAIAKFVQDGDYIGTELYGTVRAPMSLTRELIRQGKKHLRVAGQGIHEIDLLLAADLVDTLDITYIAWEVYGISNILRRAVESGRVKTTDWSNAAITWRFKAAAMGIPFIPTFSMLGTDTLKHSAAKVVNCPFTGQKVALLPALFLDVGLIHVHRADIYGNCQIDGISGFAFELARASKKLIVSAEEIIDTEEIRRYPEHTIIPYFLVDAVVHAPFGSHPGEMCYMYWRDEEHLKSFLEDSKDPAKVKAYLDKYVYGVKNHDEYIELIGIDRLKKLQSMIGGR, encoded by the coding sequence ATGGATGTCGTAGAATCTGGAATTGGTGAGTTGTTCCAAAAGCCTGATGTCTGGGGTTTTCGCGAATGGGTCCGTAAGCATAAAGATAAGACGCTGACTCCCAAATTAATGAGTGAACAAGAAGCAATTGCTAAATTTGTGCAAGATGGTGACTATATTGGCACAGAACTTTATGGCACGGTTCGTGCGCCAATGTCTTTGACTCGAGAATTGATTCGGCAAGGTAAAAAACATCTCCGCGTTGCGGGTCAAGGTATCCATGAGATTGATTTGCTTTTAGCTGCAGATTTAGTTGATACTCTGGATATTACTTATATTGCTTGGGAAGTTTATGGTATCTCTAATATCTTACGCCGGGCAGTAGAAAGCGGTCGAGTGAAAACGACTGACTGGTCTAATGCCGCAATTACTTGGCGATTCAAAGCCGCGGCAATGGGTATTCCCTTTATACCAACTTTTTCTATGCTCGGCACTGATACCTTAAAACATAGTGCGGCTAAAGTTGTCAATTGTCCTTTTACTGGTCAGAAGGTTGCATTATTGCCGGCTTTGTTTTTGGATGTCGGTCTGATTCATGTCCATCGGGCAGATATTTATGGCAACTGTCAAATTGACGGAATTTCGGGTTTTGCTTTTGAATTGGCTCGAGCATCAAAAAAATTAATTGTTAGTGCAGAAGAAATTATTGATACTGAAGAAATTAGAAGGTATCCGGAACATACAATTATTCCCTATTTTTTAGTTGATGCGGTGGTGCATGCTCCTTTTGGTTCTCATCCTGGTGAAATGTGCTATATGTATTGGCGAGATGAGGAACACCTTAAATCGTTTTTGGAAGATTCCAAAGACCCTGCCAAAGTCAAAGCTTATTTAGATAAATATGTCTATGGCGTGAAAAATCACGATGAGTATATTGAACTAATCGGTATAGACCGGCTTAAAAAACTACAATCAATGATTGGAGGGCGCTAA
- a CDS encoding 3-oxoacid CoA-transferase, with product MPNYNETEFLICVASKLMADKTVAFVGTGIPMLAAALAKKMHAPNLIVAFEFGGIGASLAKLPLGVGDSRTFHKAVIASGICDTMETAQRGFIEYGFLGGAQIDMYGNLNTTVIGQYWPPKVRLPGSGGANDVGSHCWKTIAIMRQHDTKRFVKKVDFITTPGYLTGPGAREAAGLPPNTGPYRVVSNLGLMGYDEKTKRMMLLATNPGVTVEQVLQNTEFEMLIADKVGVNPEPTEQELKILREEVDPDRLYI from the coding sequence ATGCCTAATTATAATGAAACAGAATTTCTAATCTGTGTGGCATCAAAACTAATGGCAGATAAGACCGTAGCATTTGTCGGCACGGGTATTCCGATGTTGGCCGCAGCATTAGCCAAAAAGATGCATGCCCCTAATTTGATTGTTGCCTTTGAATTCGGTGGTATTGGTGCCAGTCTGGCAAAACTTCCTTTAGGTGTCGGTGATTCCCGAACTTTTCATAAAGCAGTAATTGCCAGTGGAATCTGCGATACAATGGAAACCGCGCAAAGAGGATTTATTGAATATGGATTTCTGGGTGGTGCACAGATTGATATGTATGGTAATCTTAATACCACGGTAATTGGTCAATATTGGCCTCCCAAAGTTCGATTGCCGGGTTCAGGTGGTGCTAATGATGTTGGGTCTCACTGTTGGAAAACTATTGCGATTATGCGTCAGCACGATACCAAGCGATTTGTTAAAAAGGTTGATTTTATTACGACCCCAGGTTATTTAACTGGTCCCGGTGCCAGAGAGGCAGCTGGTTTGCCACCTAATACTGGTCCTTATCGGGTTGTCAGTAATCTCGGCTTAATGGGCTACGACGAGAAGACGAAACGGATGATGCTTTTGGCAACTAATCCTGGCGTGACCGTAGAGCAAGTTCTACAGAATACAGAATTTGAAATGCTGATTGCGGATAAAGTAGGCGTGAATCCTGAACCGACTGAACAGGAATTAAAGATTCTGCGAGAAGAAGTCGACCCAGATAGGCTTTACATTTAA
- a CDS encoding acyl-CoA dehydrogenase family protein, with translation MIRFVDGPNLDNKYEKFRQEVYDFAQNNILPYASEIYKNETFPIDIVQKLAQRGYLGIPYPKEYGGLGLDYLSYAIAAEEISRVCASTGLTLCAHTSLGTYPIYRFGTEAQKKKYVSQLASGKILGAFGLTEPNAGSDASAIETTAKKTDQGYILNGTKRFITSAEYAGTVIVAASLDRTLGTKGITCFIVETNFKGFSIGQREHKLGLLASNTVELIFEDCFVPKENLLGQEYDGYRIFMETLDGGRISIGAHALGIAQGALDIGLEWLSKNPVRSQQISKIIADVTTHLYAARLMVYDAAMKKDAGMRADQESAMAKLYASELGTWASGEIIRMIGYPALTNDLPIQRFYRDAKLSEIGEGTSEIMRLIIAREMIRKFKGEEKPDVFRK, from the coding sequence ATGATAAGATTTGTTGACGGCCCAAACTTAGATAACAAGTATGAAAAATTTCGTCAAGAGGTTTATGATTTTGCTCAAAATAACATCTTACCCTATGCTTCAGAAATCTATAAAAACGAGACATTTCCCATTGACATTGTGCAAAAACTTGCGCAAAGAGGTTATCTGGGTATTCCTTATCCTAAAGAATATGGTGGTCTGGGTTTAGATTATTTGAGTTATGCCATTGCTGCTGAAGAAATCTCCAGAGTTTGTGCTTCAACTGGATTAACTTTATGTGCGCATACTTCTTTAGGAACTTATCCGATTTATCGATTCGGCACTGAAGCGCAAAAGAAAAAATATGTGTCTCAACTGGCATCCGGCAAAATATTAGGAGCATTTGGCCTTACTGAACCTAATGCTGGTTCCGATGCTTCAGCAATTGAAACTACTGCTAAAAAGACGGACCAAGGTTATATTCTTAATGGTACAAAGCGATTTATCACTTCAGCCGAATATGCAGGAACGGTTATCGTCGCGGCAAGTTTAGACCGCACCTTAGGCACAAAAGGTATTACCTGTTTTATTGTCGAAACTAATTTTAAGGGTTTTTCAATTGGTCAACGAGAACATAAACTGGGTCTTTTAGCATCCAATACTGTGGAATTGATATTTGAAGATTGTTTCGTGCCGAAAGAAAATCTTTTGGGTCAAGAATATGATGGCTATCGAATCTTTATGGAAACTTTAGATGGCGGAAGAATTAGTATTGGAGCGCATGCTTTAGGTATTGCCCAAGGCGCTTTAGATATCGGATTAGAATGGTTGTCAAAAAATCCCGTAAGGTCTCAGCAAATATCAAAAATTATTGCCGATGTGACAACTCATCTTTATGCCGCAAGACTAATGGTCTATGACGCAGCAATGAAAAAAGATGCCGGAATGCGTGCGGACCAAGAATCGGCAATGGCAAAATTATACGCTTCAGAACTTGGCACTTGGGCAAGTGGCGAAATCATCCGAATGATTGGTTATCCAGCATTAACTAATGATTTACCTATCCAACGATTTTATCGGGATGCCAAATTATCGGAAATCGGTGAAGGAACTTCGGAAATAATGCGACTGATTATTGCTCGAGAAATGATAAGAAAATTCAAAGGCGAAGAAAAACCCGATGTCTTTCGAAAATAA
- a CDS encoding acyl-CoA dehydrogenase, whose translation MNFELTENQKMIQDMMRKFAKEELEPKAVELDKTGEFPTENIKKLAELGIMGMVVPEEYGGAGFDFVSLAIAVEEISRACASTGVIVAVHNSLVCHSIYTFGTEEQKKRLLPKLASGEKLGAFALTEPNVGSDPASLETTAKLDGDYYILNGSKRFITNAKNADVFIVFATADKSLGYKGICGFIVEKGMSGFSLGKHEDLMGLRATGNCELIFEDCKVPKENLLAEQGKGFKIALGILDVSRIDIGAQAVGIAQAALDKSIQYSKERKQFGKAICEFEMIQAKLAEMAMKIQAARLLTYYAAFLKDKGVPRFSQESSIAKLYASTIAVEVTREAVQIFGGYGYSKDYPVERYYREAKCLEIYEGTSEIQKIVIARNLLS comes from the coding sequence ATGAATTTTGAATTAACGGAAAATCAAAAGATGATTCAAGATATGATGCGTAAATTTGCGAAAGAAGAACTTGAACCCAAAGCAGTGGAACTTGATAAGACCGGCGAATTTCCCACAGAAAATATAAAAAAATTAGCAGAACTTGGTATTATGGGAATGGTTGTGCCGGAAGAATATGGTGGCGCAGGTTTCGATTTTGTCAGTTTGGCAATTGCCGTAGAAGAAATCTCCCGCGCCTGCGCTTCTACTGGTGTCATTGTTGCAGTTCATAATTCTTTAGTTTGTCATTCAATTTATACTTTCGGCACAGAAGAACAAAAAAAGCGTTTACTACCTAAATTAGCCTCCGGTGAAAAACTTGGTGCTTTTGCTTTAACTGAACCTAATGTCGGTTCTGACCCAGCGAGTTTGGAAACAACCGCAAAACTTGATGGCGATTACTATATTCTCAACGGCTCAAAACGATTTATCACTAATGCGAAAAATGCTGATGTCTTTATCGTGTTTGCAACTGCAGATAAATCTTTAGGTTATAAAGGAATCTGTGGATTCATCGTCGAAAAAGGAATGTCAGGCTTTTCTTTAGGCAAACACGAAGACTTAATGGGCTTAAGAGCAACGGGCAACTGCGAGTTAATATTTGAAGACTGCAAAGTTCCCAAAGAAAACCTTTTAGCAGAGCAAGGCAAAGGATTCAAAATCGCCTTGGGTATTCTTGATGTCTCAAGAATTGATATTGGAGCGCAAGCAGTTGGTATTGCCCAAGCCGCATTGGATAAATCAATCCAATATTCTAAAGAACGAAAACAATTTGGCAAGGCGATTTGTGAATTTGAGATGATACAAGCCAAACTGGCTGAGATGGCAATGAAAATTCAAGCAGCAAGGCTTTTGACTTATTATGCAGCATTCTTAAAAGATAAAGGCGTTCCGAGATTTTCTCAAGAATCATCCATTGCTAAATTATACGCATCAACCATTGCAGTAGAAGTAACGCGGGAAGCAGTGCAAATCTTTGGTGGCTACGGATATTCTAAAGATTATCCAGTAGAACGATATTATCGCGAGGCAAAATGTCTTGAAATCTACGAGGGCACTTCGGAAATTCAGAAAATTGTCATTGCGAGAAATCTGTTGAGTTAA
- a CDS encoding sugar phosphate isomerase/epimerase, translated as MTNGIINQTTKIVETIKNRLGIQILFDFNNILSACDFALEHKIKVLELNLNNIDFSHQIQSAKNRRAIAEYLRKYKLTLLFHAAEGLSFFIPDRTTQNFIVKSIVKLLHQAQEIGVKRVTFHLGTDMSFGVSAQKLRTFEVYPDFYNQHLYIALSTLKKNIPPKVFLCVENVGGFRYPFILSMLPQLLGGRFGLTMDIGHINRFFGIEKEQELKFFWDNHKHIKNCHIHDNNGEWDQHNIIGEGNINFQPYFELLANSDTYFIFEVRPKESALECIKRFDHIIAPTLNKNSVNFPAINQSR; from the coding sequence ATGACTAATGGTATAATTAATCAAACAACTAAAATTGTTGAGACAATTAAAAATCGATTAGGAATTCAAATCCTATTCGATTTTAATAACATTCTTTCTGCTTGCGATTTTGCTTTAGAACATAAGATTAAAGTGCTGGAATTAAATCTCAATAATATTGATTTCTCACATCAAATTCAAAGTGCTAAAAATCGACGCGCGATTGCCGAATATCTGAGAAAATATAAATTGACCCTACTTTTTCATGCGGCGGAAGGACTGTCGTTTTTTATTCCAGACCGCACGACTCAAAATTTTATTGTCAAATCAATAGTCAAATTGCTTCACCAAGCACAAGAAATTGGTGTCAAACGCGTAACTTTTCATTTAGGCACGGATATGAGTTTTGGGGTTTCGGCTCAAAAATTAAGAACTTTTGAAGTCTATCCTGATTTCTATAATCAACATCTTTACATAGCCTTATCCACACTCAAAAAAAACATTCCGCCCAAAGTGTTTTTATGTGTGGAAAATGTTGGTGGTTTTCGCTATCCGTTCATTTTAAGCATGCTACCACAATTATTAGGCGGAAGATTTGGGTTAACAATGGATATTGGCCATATCAATCGTTTCTTTGGCATAGAAAAAGAACAAGAATTAAAATTCTTCTGGGATAATCATAAACATATCAAAAACTGTCATATCCACGACAACAACGGCGAATGGGACCAACATAATATTATCGGCGAAGGAAATATTAATTTTCAACCCTATTTTGAACTACTTGCAAACTCAGACACTTACTTTATATTTGAAGTTCGTCCTAAAGAATCAGCATTGGAATGTATTAAACGATTCGACCACATCATTGCTCCAACATTGAACAAAAACTCAGTAAACTTCCCAGCAATAAACCAAAGCCGCTAA
- a CDS encoding NifU family protein gives MTEETKEKIKHLIENTIRPGLQADGGNIELVKILDNGVVQVRLHGACAQCPFSQMTLTLGVEKTLKDAIPEVARVEVV, from the coding sequence ATGACTGAAGAAACTAAAGAAAAAATTAAACACTTAATTGAAAACACGATTCGTCCTGGACTTCAAGCCGATGGTGGTAATATTGAATTGGTTAAGATTTTAGATAACGGCGTAGTTCAAGTGCGATTACACGGCGCCTGTGCCCAATGTCCCTTTTCCCAAATGACCTTAACTTTAGGTGTTGAAAAAACACTTAAAGACGCCATCCCTGAAGTAGCACGAGTCGAAGTCGTATAA
- a CDS encoding tRNA 4-thiouridine(8) synthase ThiI translates to MQNSNAQKQLTGIGLLSGGLDSILALHLVNSLNIKVVAVCFVSPFFDNSHRARAIAQELNIDLRIIWFGDEYIKLIQHPKFGYGKNLNPCIDCHIYMLKKSKELMESIGADFVFTGEVLGERPMSQNRQSLKLIEREAGLTGRLLRPLSAQLLEPTILETQGLIDRSRLLNIQGRSRKTQLLLARQYNIKDIPQPAGGCLLTDSQFSKRLRDALFYNEVSLNDIELLKFGRHFRVRSLENEQLPPLKIIVGRDEKENQQLLQLKMPDDLVLQPLDVPGPVVLIRNPNQINIIHNEKILSLAAGICARYSDNQGQPVKISVAEKIILTQPLNNKMFDNMKI, encoded by the coding sequence ATGCAAAACTCCAATGCTCAAAAGCAACTTACTGGAATTGGCCTTTTATCTGGTGGTTTAGACAGTATTTTAGCACTACATCTGGTCAATTCGTTAAATATTAAAGTCGTTGCGGTCTGTTTTGTCTCACCCTTTTTTGATAATTCTCATCGCGCAAGAGCAATAGCCCAAGAACTTAACATTGATTTACGTATTATCTGGTTTGGTGATGAATATATCAAATTAATCCAGCATCCGAAATTCGGCTATGGCAAAAATCTCAATCCCTGTATCGATTGTCACATCTATATGTTAAAGAAGAGTAAAGAACTGATGGAATCTATCGGCGCTGATTTTGTCTTTACTGGCGAAGTCTTAGGCGAAAGACCAATGTCACAAAACCGACAGTCTCTTAAATTAATCGAACGCGAAGCCGGTTTAACCGGCCGACTATTACGACCACTCTCTGCCCAATTGTTAGAACCAACGATTCTGGAAACCCAAGGATTAATTGACCGAAGCCGATTACTCAATATTCAAGGCCGGTCCCGAAAAACCCAATTATTGTTAGCCCGGCAGTATAATATTAAAGACATTCCCCAACCGGCTGGCGGTTGTCTTTTAACTGATAGCCAATTTAGCAAACGTCTGCGTGATGCCTTGTTTTATAATGAGGTTTCCTTAAATGATATTGAACTTTTGAAGTTCGGTCGCCATTTTCGGGTTCGGTCTTTAGAAAATGAGCAACTGCCTCCGCTAAAAATTATTGTTGGCCGAGATGAAAAAGAAAATCAGCAGTTGTTACAATTAAAAATGCCCGATGATTTAGTCTTACAGCCCTTAGATGTTCCCGGCCCGGTTGTCCTAATCCGAAATCCCAACCAAATAAATATTATTCATAATGAAAAGATTTTATCTTTGGCTGCTGGAATTTGCGCACGATATAGCGATAATCAAGGTCAACCAGTAAAGATTTCTGTTGCGGAAAAGATTATCCTCACTCAACCCCTGAATAATAAAATGTTTGACAATATGAAAATTTAA